The DNA segment AAAGTGGGGTAGTTGTGGAACTTTCTGTCCACTACCCATGGGTTCCTCCTACTTGCTCGCATTGTCACGAGCTCGGTCACATCATCCGAAACTGTCTCACTTTCTTCCCAGCTCCCCCTGACAAAGATACAGCTCCTTCGAATGAGCAAACTGCTACTCAAAAAACCAAAGAATTCCCACAAACACCCCGCTCAAAGCCTTCCCAAAAAACTCCACAAAATACCCAAAATACcacccaaaataccaaaaacccCAATTCATCTTTTACCCCTTCAAAGGCTTCTAGAAAACTTCACAAAAAATACCTGCCTGTTGTTAAGGATCTCCCTTTAGGCTCTGTAGCCTTAACTCCGGTTGACCTCCCATTACCATCTCTCCAAACCCCTTCCTCATCCACTTCCCTTGCTCCAACTCTTCCTATTCTCCCTTCCAATTCCCTAGTAAACACTAACCCCTTTTCCTCACCTACCCAAGCACCCAGACCATCGCTTAAGCGCTCCAGATCCTCCCCTACCTTCTCTCCTCCGTCCACCACCTCTTCAAACCCCTTCACCGAATCTGTTTTAAACCCATTCCCGTTAACCTCTAACCAATTTGCCCCCTTACTCCTAAACCATTCGCTCATCCCCTTACTTCCTAACCCTCCCCTTACCCCCCCTCTTGatctaaacttttcaaaaacacTTTCTTCTTTTGATTCTAAAGGACCTCGCCTTGAGGATCCTCTTTCTCCCTCCCTATGAGTGTCAAGCTCTTTTTTTGGAATGTTCGAGGTCTAAATGACCCGAGCAAGCATCCACCTTTTGTAAATTGGATTAGTAGTCAAAACCCCTTTTTTGGTGCCCTATTAGAAACTCATATTAAAGAACCCTTCTTAAACCCTATCTTATCTAAAATATGCCCTGGCTGGAAGTACCTATCAAACCATCAATCAGACCCAGATGGGCGCATTGTACTTATTTGGAAATACCCTCTAGATGTTCATATTCTGGTCCAGTCTAGACAGTGCATCACATGCGTCCTATCTATCCCTAACCAGGCTCCTATCTACTACACCGCTATCTATGCTTCCAACCAAAGCGACGAGAGAGTGGAATTGTGGAATGAACTCCTCATTACCCATTCCACGCTTGATCTCGAAAACAAAAACTGGGTGGTGGGAGGTGACCTGAACCAAATCCTATTCCCTTTTGAGCACTCAAACCCAGATGTAAACTTCACAGATAATCCCATGTACCAACTCCTGGATTGTTTGCTACAAGCGGGGTTATTTGACTTGAGGTATCTTGGTCCTTGTCATACATGGACGAACAACCAACCGGAGAGCCCTACAGCGAAAAAACTAGATAGACTGCTCGTTAACAACATCACTATTGACTCCTACCCCCATGCTGTAGCCTCGTTCCTAGCCCAAGAAATGTCTGACCACACCCCCTGTCTCCTAAACCTGGCCCTCTTCCTCCCTAGAGCCGGAACCTTCCCTGATAAATTCCAAAACTATCTCACCAAACACCCGGGGTTTGCTCAGGTGATAAACGATGCTTGGATTCATGCTGGAAGCGCTTCGCAATCATTAACACAGCTGTGTTGGAAGTTGAAACAAATAAAGAGTGATTTAAAGAGgataaacaaagaaaattattCAAAGATTCAAGAGAGAGTTGTGGAAACTCACAGTTTGCTAAAAAATGTGCAGGTACAGGCGCTGAATGATCCGAGTCCAGACACTTTTCAATCGGAAAGAGAACTTCACCAAAAGTGGAACTTCCTAAGGGAAATTGAGGAGTTATTCTTCAGACAGAAGTCTAGAATAAATTGGCTAAAGGAAGGTGATCTAAATACAGCTTACTTCTTTAGAATCTGCCAAGTCAGGGCGAGCTACAATGCCATTCGAGCTTTTCTCACACCCGCCGGAGCTTGGTTGACTGATCCCTTCGAAATGAGCAGCCTTGCTGTATCACACTTCTGCTCTGTACTAGGACCTTCTTTTGTGAATCCAGTCGCTCCCTCTACGCCAGAGTGGTTCCAATCGCTCCTAGACTTCTCAATCTCTCATGTTCAAGCCTCGCAGATGCTGCGAATCCCAACTGGTGATGAAATAAGGTCAATGATATTCAAGCTCAACCCGAACAAGGCACCGGGACCAGATGGACTAACCTCAGGATTCTTCAAGGCCGCATGGAGCACAATAGGAGATGAGGTGATCACGTCCATCACTCACTTCTTCTACACTGGTTTCCTACCTTCTTCTGCAAATGCCACGATCCTCACTCTAGTCCCGAAGTTCCCTGGAGCATCGGAAATCACAGAGTTCAGACCAATCTCATGTTTGAACACAGTCTACAAAGTCATTTCCAGATTACTGGTAAAGAGACTAAAGCCCATTCTGCCTAAACTCATTCTGCCTAGTCAAACGGCTTTTGTCAAAGGAAGACTTCTACTGGAAAATACTATTCTTGCCAGCGAGCTAATAAACGGATATCATAAAAACAAAGGCTCGAAGAAGATTACCATCAAGGTAGATATAGCTAAGGCATTTGACACTCTGTCGTGGAACTTTCTTTTCTCATGTCTCCAAGGCTTGGGGATTCCGCACCAGATGCTTCACTGGCTGCATTCCTGTATCTGCACAACGAGTTTTATGGTGGGTTATAACGGTACAGTCAATGGGTATTTTAAGGGAACAAGAGGCCTTAGACAGGGAGATCCGCTGTCCCCATATCTGTTTGTCATAGCTATGAACTGCCTGTCCCATATGCTTAATGCAGCTGCAACTAACTCTAAGCTCAGATATCACTCTAATTGCAAGAAAGTTAAGTTGACTCACCTGTCTTTTGCTGACGATCTCCTAATCTTCATTGAAGGAAACATAGAATCTGTCCAGTGTGTGCTGCAAGTGCTCAAGGAGTTTGAAAATCGCTCTGGATTGGCTGTCAGTTTGCAAAAAACGAGTTTCTTTGCTTCAGgaatgacagaagaggagatCAATACCATTCAAGCGTCAACAGGGATGGCGTGTGGAAGCTTACCCTTCAGATACCTGGGAGTCCCTATGAACTCGAGGAAACTGTCCTTAGCGAGCTGTGAGCCACTTCTCCATCAAATCAAGACCCGCTTCTCCTCCTGGTCAACAAAAACTTTGTCATTCTCGGGTAGACTAATGCTTATAAAAACGGTGATCGCGGGAATTACCACTTTCTGGTGTTCTTCGTTTGTGCTTCCAAAAGCTTGTGTTGTGAAGATCAACTCAATGTGTAGTGCCTTTCTGTGGAAAGGGAACCTCGACGCACATAGCACAGCGAGGGTGGCTTGGACTACGGTCTGTAAACCGAAGGAAGAAGGTGGATTAGGCGTTAAAGATCTACTAACATGGAATAAAGCTTGCTGTCTGCGACTGATCTGGCTCCTATTCTTTAGACCTGACTCTGTGTGGGTTTCCTGGTTCAAAGAAGTCATATTAAAAGGGTCCGTAAGCAACTATTGGACCACAAACCCCTCCCAAAAATTCTCCTGGCTAGCAAACAAACTCCTCAAGTTAAGAAGTGTGGCTTACCCTTTAATTCACATTCAAATCCAAAATGGTGAGCATGGCCGGTTCTGGATTGATAATTGGAGTCCATTTGGGAAGCTCCAAGACTATATGGAAGGAGGCAGATCAAGATTGGGGATCCCGCTAAAGGCAACTCTGGCTTCACTTTATCGCAATGGAACTTGGCAACTTCCTGCGGCAAGAACAGAGAATCAACTTCAGGTTCTGACATTCATTACTACTATCAATTTCAATAGTCAGCCAGATCAATATGTATGGAAGATTAATGGGAAAAGCAGTGAGAAGTTCAGCACGGGTGAAGTTTATCAATACCTCAGAGGCGACGTAGAAGAAGTTAACTGGGCAAAGGTCATCTGGAGTCCTAGAAGTATACCCCGACAGAGTTTTCATGCTTGGCTGGTAGTCCAGAACAGGATCCCCACTCGCGACCGCTTGATCTCTTGGGGTCTCCAAGTACCATCGCTTTGTCTTCTTTGTAACCAAACGGATGAATCGAGAGATCATCTTTACTGGGATTGTGGCTACGCTTTTGAATTGTGGAATCGCGTTGCGGGAAGATGTGGGATCGTACCACAAAGAAGTTGGGACAACTCCCTCAATCAGATGTTATCGCTCTCACCGGTGGCTTCGACTATGCGATCACTGACTCTCCTTGGGTGGCAGGCATGCTTCTATTGGATTTGGAATGAGAGAAACAACCGCCTGCATGCAAATCAATTCCGATCACTTGATTCATTGTTCTCTATTATTGATCACCAGATAAGAAACAAAATACAGAGTTTCAGAGAAACTAACCCGAGGCGTTCTTCACAAATGATGCAGCGGTGGTTTGGGTAAAGAGGGATTGAATCATCAACTGGCTTCATGTCTTTTTCAGGCTCGGGGTCGGGAACCTTCCATTGTCGTCTGAAATCATCGTTCATCGTGTCTCATCACCATCTCTTCTCTCATTAACATGCTTAGGACAAATGTGGGCTAAGGTCAAATTGTATGGGTTTGGGTTCTACTATATGAGTTTTAAATTGGGCTTCGGCTCTAACACTAGAGCCATTGGGCTTTTGTaatcttttgtttcttctgtttttaatataagtaagccagttacaaaaaaaaaaaaaaaatatagtattaattttgtatatttcttgTTATTTCAAGATACACCAATTGAATGTGCTTGTGACATATGATGAAACTTCAATTTTCTTTATCATTTGGCTTTTTCTTGCATGTGACAAACACTTTATTGTATAagagataaaaacaaaatactaaTAATGTAAATGCATACTCGGACTAAATGGGATGGGAGGATACATAGATAAGCAATTctgtataaaaaaattcataaagcatagaatgtggttatagatagagtttattttctttcatttttaaacattttaactGGAGTCATATGTTCATAAAATCAGACCTAGCGTATTaatttcagattctttttatagtgtttagtacACTAAATTTCTAACATTCACTATGTAAAAAGTATACAAAAATCAAtttgttttgagattgaagataaagaagaaatcaagaagTCATTCAATTTAGCATATGAGAAGACAAGGATTTTTTATTTcccaaattgtttttattaatagaTGGGCCAAGCCCAGGGCCGAAACCCAAACATAACAGGATTTAAACAAAACCCACGAAACGGGCCAGAAGACATAAACAAATAATGGGCCAAGCCTAGGAAATACACGATGGCCACACGGCCCAAACAACTAGAAACCGGGCCGTTCGCCCTAGACACTACCGCCGGAGCTCCGAACCTGCAGAGCCTCCGCACGTACACACACGTTCACCGCCGTACTGTCTTCACGCCGGAGGGTTCATCAGATAACCGAGAACGCCTCCGACTTTGGACCACCAGAAACGCTGGACAGTCGAACCGAGAACCGCATAAACTTCTTCTAAAAACTTCATCGTCGTCGCCGGAGAGCTTAAACTGATATCTCAT comes from the Brassica napus cultivar Da-Ae chromosome A7, Da-Ae, whole genome shotgun sequence genome and includes:
- the LOC106350642 gene encoding uncharacterized protein LOC106350642 — encoded protein: MQPVWNVPGRTSGVNPSAFAPGEPPPGLPPDPPDPSSPLSPVEFPSLTDSTSKTALAGASRKGHRKMLMNPTITAASTENLLPSTTSTGAIAMETELGNPTLSSSVTVTENRSETATVKTLPTETTLQQHYQILPSKPSSPTQTNKAASSIQTNTVSNQSETQPPAPLLINQTLPPSSTPPVTENSLNPTQTLIEKLRASADKPLKRLAPVAVSPTGRPRVVIPDAVFKKGADIHKDFIICYFNGKSPPFNQIQSVFNYMWGKGKRLEIHNNPLNRSVIVRIQSDYLRQKILEKNIWYVGDSMLHTAQWNSTHSMSTPPLKAIQIWAHITGVPLDLRHDEGLSLVAGLVGEPKDTDEFTRNLVSLTVCHVKVEVDLTVPLPKVVEFERESGVVVELSVHYPWVPPTCSHCHELGHIIRNCLTFFPAPPDKDTAPSNEQTATQKTKEFPQTPRSKPSQKTPQNTQNTTQNTKNPNSSFTPSKASRKLHKKYLPVVKDLPLGSVALTPVDLPLPSLQTPSSSTSLAPTLPILPSNSLSRQCITCVLSIPNQAPIYYTAIYASNQSDERVELWNELLITHSTLDLENKNWVVGGDLNQILFPFEHSNPDVNFTDNPMYQLLDCLLQAGLFDLRYLGPCHTWTNNQPESPTAKKLDRLLVNNITIDSYPHAVASFLAQEMSDHTPCLLNLALFLPRAGTFPDKFQNYLTKHPGFAQVQALNDPSPDTFQSERELHQKWNFLREIEELFFRQKSRINWLKEGDLNTAYFFRICQVRASYNAIRAFLTPAGAWLTDPFEMSSLAVSHFCSVLGPSFVNPVAPSTPEWFQSLLDFSISHVQASQMLRIPTGDEIRSMIFKLNPNKAPGPDGLTSGFFKAAWSTIGDEVITSITHFFYTGFLPSSANATILTLVPKFPGASEITEFRPISCLNTVYKVISRLLVKRLKPILPKLILPSQTAFVKGRLLLENTILASELINGYHKNKGSKKITIKVDIAKAFDTLSWNFLFSCLQGLGIPHQMLHWLHSCICTTSFMVGYNGTVNGYFKGTRGLRQGDPLSPYLFVIAMNCLSHMLNAAATNSKLRYHSNCKKVKLTHLSFADDLLIFIEGNIESVQCVLQVLKEFENRSGLAVSLQKTSFFASGMTEEEINTIQASTGMACGSLPFRYLGVPMNSRKLSLASCEPLLHQIKTRFSSWSTKTLSFSGRLMLIKTVIAGITTFWCSSFVLPKACVVKINSMCSAFLWKGNLDAHSTARVAWTTVCKPKEEGGLGVKDLLTWNKACCLRLIWLLFFRPDSVWVSWFKEVILKGSVSNYWTTNPSQKFSWLANKLLKLRSVAYPLIHIQIQNGEHGRFWIDNWSPFGKLQDYMEGGRSRLGIPLKATLASLYRNGTWQLPAARTENQLQVLTFITTINFNSQPDQYVWKINGKSSEKFSTGEVYQYLRGDVEEVNWAKVIWSPRSIPRQSFHAWLVVQNRIPTRDRLISWGLQMWDRTTKKLGQLPQSDVIALTGGFDYAITDSPWVAGMLLLDLE